The Magnetospirillum sp. genome includes a region encoding these proteins:
- a CDS encoding sugar ABC transporter permease produces the protein MTAQGIQIDRKWRAIALTPAAVIFVAMSLLPVLNLMAMSVHEIKWVAGHSVWSYVGFTHYRRLAEDELLQAGIGNTAIFAVVGVTIQVVLGFFLAWAVSRIRSGRTLYRTIFILPILVPGILIGAVWKLMLNFDFGLVNGAVGLLGLHPVDWLGTRAWALPSVILVDIWHWTPFCFLLLLAGFESLPQDVQEAARIDGAGTWTELRYVLIPMMMPVIVVTFLFRFVTSLKVFDEIYLLTGGGPGSATEVLSYTIYRTFFTQDRMGYGSAMSIAVLFGISLLIVGSLAASRRYGARA, from the coding sequence ATGACCGCACAGGGCATTCAAATCGACCGCAAATGGCGCGCTATTGCGCTCACGCCCGCAGCCGTGATCTTCGTCGCAATGTCGCTGCTGCCGGTTTTGAACCTGATGGCGATGAGCGTGCACGAGATCAAATGGGTCGCCGGCCACTCGGTGTGGAGCTATGTCGGGTTTACGCATTATCGCCGCCTTGCCGAGGATGAACTGCTGCAAGCTGGCATAGGCAACACGGCGATCTTCGCGGTTGTCGGCGTGACGATCCAAGTCGTTCTTGGCTTTTTCCTGGCCTGGGCGGTGTCGCGCATTCGATCGGGGCGTACGCTGTATCGCACGATCTTCATTCTGCCGATCCTGGTGCCGGGCATTCTGATCGGTGCGGTGTGGAAGCTCATGCTCAATTTCGATTTCGGTTTGGTCAACGGGGCGGTCGGGCTGCTCGGTCTCCATCCCGTCGATTGGCTGGGGACACGCGCTTGGGCGTTGCCGTCGGTCATTCTGGTCGATATCTGGCACTGGACGCCGTTTTGCTTCCTGCTGCTTCTGGCGGGCTTCGAATCGCTGCCGCAAGACGTGCAGGAAGCCGCGCGCATCGACGGGGCGGGTACCTGGACCGAGCTGCGTTATGTGCTGATCCCGATGATGATGCCGGTCATCGTGGTCACGTTCCTATTCCGCTTCGTGACGTCGCTCAAAGTGTTCGACGAAATCTATCTGCTGACCGGCGGCGGCCCGGGGTCGGCGACCGAAGTGCTGAGCTACACGATCTACCGAACGTTCTTCACGCAAGATCGCATGGGCTACGGATCGGCCATGTCGATCGCGGTGCTGTTCGGGATCTCTTTGCTGATCGTCGGCTCGCTTGCCGCCAGCCGACGCTACGGAGCGCGCGCATGA
- a CDS encoding tripartite tricarboxylate transporter permease, which yields MDLVQGFLHLVSGGPLLLLLVGTFLGIVVGALPGLTGGALLALSLPFTYRMSSVDGVILMTSMYVGGISGGLITATLMRIPGEPASVVTTLDGFPMARGGRPGRALGLGISASLIGGVLSWVALVTLAPAMARLALVFGPFENFALVFMALVLIAALSQGSVVKGLLSGLFGMLVSYPGIDETSGQMRLTFGYEEMVGGFSYLAVILGAFAISQVLADAMHARQKFERLDPSVKGIFLSPKDYLGQAFNIARSAVIGVWIGILPGVGASISSIVAYSTAKNMSKTPEKFGTGFEDGIVASETANNANTGGALIPMITLGIPGSPAASILLAGLLMHNVQPGPTLFTNSPEVVSALMATHLAAHIVMFVMMVAGCMMIARLMYVQRAFVLPIIIVLCVIGALAENGRMFDVWTMIGFGVVGFLLELAAVPLGPFVIGLILAPLAETQLRAGLMGSNGSLMPLVERPVALLFLFVSVLMFAWPLWRDYRRKRQAPMPA from the coding sequence ATGGATCTTGTCCAGGGTTTCTTGCATCTGGTGAGCGGCGGGCCGCTGTTGCTTCTGCTTGTCGGGACGTTTCTGGGGATCGTCGTGGGGGCTCTGCCAGGGCTGACGGGTGGAGCGTTGCTCGCGCTGTCCTTGCCGTTCACTTACCGCATGAGCAGCGTCGATGGCGTCATCTTGATGACCTCGATGTATGTCGGCGGCATTTCCGGCGGGCTCATTACCGCAACGTTGATGCGCATTCCGGGCGAACCCGCTTCGGTCGTTACCACGCTCGACGGATTTCCGATGGCGCGCGGCGGCAGGCCCGGCCGCGCCTTGGGGCTCGGAATTTCAGCGTCGCTAATCGGCGGGGTGCTGTCGTGGGTGGCCCTCGTGACACTGGCGCCGGCGATGGCGCGGCTCGCCTTGGTGTTCGGGCCGTTCGAGAATTTTGCGCTGGTCTTCATGGCGCTCGTGCTGATCGCAGCATTGAGCCAGGGCTCGGTCGTCAAGGGATTGCTGTCGGGCCTGTTTGGCATGCTCGTTTCGTATCCGGGCATCGACGAAACCTCGGGCCAAATGCGTCTGACGTTCGGATACGAAGAAATGGTCGGCGGGTTTAGTTACCTTGCGGTCATCCTGGGCGCATTTGCGATCAGCCAGGTCCTTGCCGATGCGATGCACGCGCGCCAAAAGTTTGAACGGCTCGACCCCAGCGTTAAGGGGATTTTTCTGTCGCCCAAGGACTATCTGGGACAGGCCTTCAATATCGCGCGGTCGGCGGTCATCGGCGTCTGGATCGGGATATTGCCGGGCGTGGGCGCCAGCATCAGTTCGATCGTGGCCTATTCGACCGCCAAGAACATGTCGAAGACGCCCGAAAAATTCGGCACCGGATTCGAAGACGGCATCGTGGCCTCGGAAACGGCCAACAATGCCAATACGGGCGGCGCGCTCATTCCGATGATCACGCTCGGGATTCCCGGCAGCCCGGCGGCGTCGATCCTGCTGGCGGGGTTGCTCATGCACAACGTGCAGCCGGGGCCGACGCTGTTCACGAATTCGCCCGAAGTCGTCAGCGCTTTGATGGCAACGCATCTCGCGGCGCACATTGTGATGTTCGTCATGATGGTTGCCGGCTGCATGATGATCGCGCGCCTTATGTACGTGCAGCGCGCGTTCGTGCTTCCGATCATCATCGTCTTGTGCGTGATCGGGGCGCTCGCCGAAAACGGCCGCATGTTCGATGTCTGGACAATGATCGGCTTCGGCGTGGTCGGATTTCTGCTCGAGCTGGCGGCCGTACCGTTGGGGCCGTTCGTGATCGGCCTGATACTGGCGCCGCTGGCCGAAACGCAGTTGCGCGCCGGGCTGATGGGATCGAACGGCTCACTGATGCCGCTGGTCGAACGACCGGTGGCACTCCTCTTTCTCTTTGTCTCGGTTCTGATGTTTGCATGGCCGCTCTGGCGCGACTATCGGCGCAAGCGGCAAGCACCAATGCCCGCCTGA
- a CDS encoding LysR family transcriptional regulator, which translates to MQLQQMRHVVAVIEQRSLAAAAKTLGISQPALSKSLRRLEAYLGVKLFERTPRGMLATEFGREFAQHARAIALEVNEAERAVGAIRDGREGRIAIGSAPSVIASVLPVATARLIKSRNALKITVVGGLHDRLFEWLRAGEIDAVISNLVDQPDNSDLVQETLFIDTVVVACRPGHPLLEKPNASRKTLEQFRWILPASTIVTRQHLEIALKSHGLAVPNLAIETNSLAFMRAMILETDFLGYLPSVTMAPGRECAGAIPAGIDWLDWHRPVGLTLRAKGVLSPACRRLIAELRRACAEQFPTNHKTTALKVTRSASAKTADRHGLV; encoded by the coding sequence ATGCAGCTTCAGCAGATGCGCCATGTCGTGGCCGTCATCGAACAGCGCAGCCTGGCAGCGGCGGCAAAGACGCTCGGCATTTCACAGCCCGCCCTCAGCAAAAGCCTCCGGCGGCTCGAAGCATATCTTGGTGTCAAACTGTTCGAACGCACGCCGCGCGGCATGCTGGCGACCGAGTTCGGACGGGAGTTCGCGCAGCATGCGCGCGCGATAGCGCTCGAAGTGAACGAGGCCGAGCGCGCGGTCGGCGCCATTCGCGACGGGCGCGAGGGTCGCATCGCGATCGGTTCGGCGCCCAGCGTGATCGCGAGCGTTCTGCCCGTCGCGACCGCGCGCCTGATCAAGAGCCGCAACGCGCTCAAAATCACCGTCGTCGGCGGGCTGCACGACAGGCTATTCGAATGGCTGCGGGCGGGCGAGATCGACGCCGTCATTTCCAATCTGGTCGATCAGCCCGACAATTCGGATCTGGTGCAGGAAACCCTGTTCATCGATACCGTCGTCGTCGCATGTCGGCCCGGACATCCACTCCTCGAAAAGCCCAATGCGTCGCGAAAGACGCTCGAGCAGTTCCGCTGGATCCTGCCCGCAAGCACAATCGTCACGCGCCAGCATCTGGAAATAGCGCTCAAATCGCACGGGCTGGCGGTGCCCAATCTGGCGATCGAAACGAATTCGCTCGCCTTCATGCGCGCAATGATTCTCGAGACCGACTTTCTTGGCTACCTGCCGTCGGTGACGATGGCGCCGGGCCGCGAGTGTGCGGGCGCCATCCCGGCTGGCATCGACTGGCTGGACTGGCATCGGCCTGTCGGCCTTACCTTGCGCGCCAAAGGCGTGCTGTCACCCGCGTGCCGGCGCCTGATCGCGGAATTGCGCAGGGCGTGCGCGGAGCAGTTTCCGACAAACCACAAGACGACCGCGCTCAAGGTCACGCGCAGCGCAAGCGCCAAGACCGCCGACCGGCACGGACTTGTGTGA
- a CDS encoding GntR family transcriptional regulator — protein sequence MSVAIAAGSVCAQLRKDILAGLFAFGGRLKIDDLAARYATSHMPIREALRQLQGEGLVTVEPNRGARVRSIDIEFIRDIFDLRVALEGMLARRAAERITVVQIARMAAIEEKLEASAARKDFTAVLAANQAFHAVINEAAGNVEAIRVLEVHWNLIIALWGRHGYGTDRAAGVISDHRQLLVALRARDAEGAVMLASAHAVKAKQEMLRRFEASAKSTKAA from the coding sequence ATGTCGGTTGCGATCGCAGCAGGGTCGGTGTGTGCGCAGTTGCGCAAAGACATTCTGGCGGGACTATTTGCCTTCGGCGGTCGGCTAAAGATCGACGATCTAGCCGCGCGCTACGCAACTAGCCACATGCCGATCCGCGAAGCGCTGCGCCAACTGCAGGGCGAGGGGCTCGTCACGGTCGAACCCAATCGGGGCGCGCGCGTGCGCAGCATCGACATCGAATTCATCCGCGACATTTTCGACCTTCGCGTGGCGCTGGAGGGCATGCTGGCGCGGCGCGCTGCCGAGCGCATCACCGTTGTGCAGATCGCACGCATGGCCGCCATCGAAGAAAAGCTCGAAGCGAGTGCCGCACGCAAGGATTTCACAGCCGTACTTGCGGCGAATCAGGCGTTCCACGCCGTCATCAACGAGGCGGCCGGCAATGTCGAAGCGATCCGCGTACTCGAAGTGCACTGGAACCTGATCATCGCTCTGTGGGGCCGCCACGGCTACGGCACAGACCGTGCGGCGGGTGTCATCTCGGACCATCGCCAGTTGCTCGTCGCGTTGCGCGCGCGCGATGCCGAGGGGGCGGTGATGCTGGCAAGTGCCCATGCCGTCAAAGCCAAGCAAGAAATGCTTCGCCGTTTCGAAGCCAGCGCCAAATCGACCAAGGCCGCATGA
- the rhmD gene encoding L-rhamnonate dehydratase encodes MAMPTIKHIRAFTVRGGGADYHDQSRDHWIDDHIATPMARYPEYRQSRQSFGINVLGTLVVEIEASDGTVGFAVTTAGEIGAFIVEKHLARFVEGRCVTEIEKIWDQMYFATQFYGRKGVVLNTISGVDLALWDLLAKIRGEPVHALLGGPVRDEFTFYATTARPDLAKEMGFVGGKMPLQHGPAEGEAGLRKNVEKLAAMRARVGDEFWLMFDCWMALDLNYAMRLAHACAPYGLKWIEECLSPDDYWGYAELRRNVPRGMLVTTGEHEATRWGFRLLLEMGCCDIIQPDVNWCGGMTELVKISALADAHGALVVPHGSSVYSYHFVATRTNSPFAEFLMMAPQADRIVPMFSPLLLDEPVPVGGRMKVSALDKPGFGVRLNPACALHRPYPR; translated from the coding sequence ATGGCCATGCCGACCATCAAGCATATTCGCGCTTTCACGGTGCGTGGCGGCGGGGCCGACTATCACGACCAAAGCCGCGACCATTGGATCGACGACCATATCGCCACGCCGATGGCGAGATACCCCGAGTACCGACAGAGCCGTCAGTCGTTCGGCATCAACGTGCTCGGCACGCTGGTCGTCGAGATCGAGGCAAGCGACGGTACTGTTGGCTTCGCGGTCACTACGGCCGGCGAGATCGGTGCCTTCATCGTGGAGAAGCACCTCGCGCGCTTCGTTGAAGGGCGCTGCGTGACCGAGATCGAAAAAATCTGGGACCAGATGTATTTCGCGACGCAGTTCTACGGTCGCAAGGGCGTCGTGCTCAACACGATCTCGGGCGTCGATCTGGCGCTGTGGGACTTGCTGGCCAAGATCCGCGGCGAGCCGGTCCATGCCTTGCTGGGCGGACCGGTGCGCGATGAGTTTACCTTCTACGCGACGACCGCCCGCCCCGACCTCGCCAAGGAGATGGGGTTCGTGGGCGGCAAAATGCCGCTGCAGCACGGTCCGGCTGAAGGCGAAGCCGGCCTGCGCAAAAACGTCGAGAAACTGGCGGCGATGCGCGCGCGCGTGGGCGACGAATTTTGGCTGATGTTCGATTGCTGGATGGCACTGGATTTGAACTATGCCATGCGCCTTGCGCACGCGTGCGCGCCTTACGGCCTCAAATGGATCGAGGAGTGCCTGTCGCCCGACGACTATTGGGGCTACGCGGAGCTGCGCCGCAACGTGCCGCGCGGCATGCTGGTGACGACGGGCGAGCACGAGGCCACGCGCTGGGGCTTCCGGCTGCTGCTGGAAATGGGCTGTTGCGACATCATCCAGCCCGACGTCAACTGGTGCGGCGGCATGACCGAACTCGTCAAGATTTCGGCGCTTGCCGATGCGCACGGCGCACTTGTGGTGCCGCACGGCTCGAGCGTCTACAGCTACCATTTCGTCGCGACGCGCACGAACAGTCCGTTCGCCGAGTTTCTGATGATGGCGCCGCAGGCGGACCGGATTGTGCCGATGTTTTCGCCGTTGCTGCTCGACGAACCCGTACCGGTCGGAGGCCGCATGAAAGTCTCGGCGCTCGACAAGCCGGGTTTCGGCGTGCGTCTCAATCCCGCGTGCGCGCTGCATCGCCCCTATCCGCGCTAA
- a CDS encoding tripartite tricarboxylate transporter TctB family protein yields the protein MSDPSATEEPKSARADALFALAMMAVALMTMWGVRNQPRAPYDPVGAAAVPFWTAVSVLVLASALLVRVLLKHSTRGAAMSLFTMSEAIDDSYAVVPRFSVYAVVLSFLYVALIPLAGFAAASVLFMLVFGAALCDRTPRSLAVVAVVALLGSVGLDYGFRALLIDLP from the coding sequence ATGAGCGATCCGTCCGCGACAGAGGAACCGAAATCCGCGCGTGCCGACGCGCTGTTCGCGCTGGCAATGATGGCGGTAGCTCTGATGACCATGTGGGGCGTGCGCAACCAGCCGCGCGCACCGTACGATCCGGTTGGTGCGGCGGCGGTGCCGTTTTGGACGGCGGTATCGGTGCTGGTGCTGGCGAGCGCGTTGCTCGTGCGCGTACTGCTGAAGCATTCGACGCGCGGCGCTGCAATGTCGCTGTTCACGATGTCCGAAGCGATCGACGACAGCTATGCGGTCGTTCCGCGCTTTTCGGTCTATGCCGTGGTCCTGTCGTTTTTGTATGTGGCGCTGATCCCGCTGGCCGGCTTTGCGGCGGCCTCGGTGCTCTTTATGTTGGTCTTCGGTGCGGCGCTTTGCGATCGCACGCCGCGATCGCTTGCCGTCGTGGCCGTGGTCGCTCTGCTCGGTAGCGTCGGACTCGACTATGGCTTCCGCGCCCTCCTGATCGACTTACCCTAG
- a CDS encoding mandelate racemase/muconate lactonizing enzyme family protein, whose protein sequence is MTRTITTIELLGFRASDKTVWVFLRVADSAGAVGWGEATLAGQESQLAAAHAKLEPALRGTAADSRRNLLIEFGATVSDRATAAIVSAVDQALWDLDGQHAGTALHVMLGANPRSQVPLYANINRRTRTRTPDGFAASAQKAMADGFGTFKIAPFDGVAPGSASGAEHGLACARAVRDAIGPARALYVDCHWRFDEANAVNALDALAEIGIGWFECPLPERPENFAALGRLRKKANARGILLAGCETETALAGFMPYIERGLYDVLMPDVKYAGGLAEMARLSNYAARHGVAIAPHNPSGPISHAYSLHLGATLAGFSTLEHQYDETPAFFDIATGDLPRPINGASRLPGTEGLGVGLDQAALTDIGSTTRGAHERETAG, encoded by the coding sequence ATGACACGAACGATCACCACCATCGAACTGCTTGGATTTCGCGCCAGCGACAAGACGGTATGGGTGTTTTTGCGCGTCGCAGACAGTGCAGGCGCCGTGGGCTGGGGCGAGGCGACGCTCGCGGGGCAAGAGTCGCAGCTTGCGGCGGCCCATGCAAAGCTCGAACCTGCTTTGCGCGGAACCGCGGCCGATTCCCGGCGCAATTTGTTGATCGAGTTTGGCGCGACCGTGTCCGACCGAGCGACCGCCGCGATCGTCAGCGCCGTCGATCAAGCCTTATGGGATCTCGACGGCCAGCATGCCGGCACGGCGTTGCACGTGATGCTTGGCGCAAACCCGCGCAGCCAAGTGCCGCTCTACGCCAATATCAATCGTCGGACGCGCACGCGCACGCCCGACGGGTTCGCTGCAAGTGCGCAGAAAGCGATGGCGGACGGGTTCGGCACGTTCAAGATCGCACCGTTCGATGGCGTTGCGCCCGGCAGCGCTTCTGGCGCCGAGCACGGGCTTGCCTGCGCAAGGGCTGTGCGCGACGCGATCGGGCCCGCGCGCGCGCTCTATGTCGATTGCCATTGGCGTTTCGACGAGGCCAACGCCGTCAATGCGCTCGACGCCCTCGCTGAGATCGGCATTGGCTGGTTCGAATGTCCGCTGCCCGAACGCCCAGAAAACTTCGCGGCACTCGGCCGGTTGCGAAAGAAAGCCAATGCGCGCGGCATTTTACTGGCGGGCTGCGAAACCGAAACCGCATTGGCCGGCTTCATGCCCTATATCGAACGCGGGCTCTACGACGTGCTCATGCCCGACGTCAAATATGCGGGCGGACTTGCCGAGATGGCGCGCCTATCCAATTACGCCGCACGTCACGGTGTCGCGATAGCGCCCCACAATCCGAGCGGGCCGATTTCGCACGCGTATAGTCTGCATCTGGGCGCAACACTCGCCGGATTTTCGACGCTCGAACACCAGTATGACGAAACACCGGCGTTTTTCGACATTGCGACTGGCGACCTGCCGCGCCCGATCAATGGCGCAAGTCGCCTGCCGGGCACGGAGGGTTTGGGGGTGGGACTCGACCAGGCCGCGTTGACAGATATCGGATCGACCACACGCGGAGCGCACGAACGGGAGACGGCCGGATGA
- a CDS encoding tripartite tricarboxylate transporter substrate binding protein: MKRRDFVAGTLAVSLAVPALAQTYPDKPVRIVVPNPPGGSADYIARFFQAPLQRALGQPLAVSNVVGGGTSIGNRQVRDAAPDGHTVLAIHQALLTAATLKVMDFGPEAFAQVAQVATEYVTVVVNSKAPYQTLPAFLAAAKAGDLKAGVQIGAINHFLFLSLGDATGTKFRYVNTGGGGPTRTALAGGHVDCAFLTVNEAKPLVDSGDLKIVAIFAPQRLASWPNLATAREQGTDLLLNLNYWWWMPKATPRARVDRFADALRTAMNDPEVVQKYAEFNMSAVFLKGAELEAEIARQYEAMKKLAERNNVTAT; the protein is encoded by the coding sequence ATGAAGCGCAGAGACTTTGTTGCCGGAACGCTGGCCGTATCGCTGGCCGTCCCCGCCTTGGCACAAACTTATCCCGACAAACCTGTCCGCATCGTCGTGCCCAATCCACCCGGCGGCAGTGCTGACTACATCGCGCGCTTCTTTCAAGCACCTTTACAGAGGGCATTGGGCCAGCCGCTGGCGGTCTCGAACGTCGTTGGCGGCGGCACATCGATCGGCAATCGCCAAGTCCGGGATGCGGCCCCTGACGGCCACACGGTGCTTGCAATCCACCAGGCGTTGCTGACGGCGGCGACGCTCAAGGTGATGGATTTCGGCCCCGAAGCCTTTGCCCAAGTCGCCCAAGTCGCGACCGAATACGTGACAGTGGTGGTCAACAGCAAGGCGCCCTACCAGACGCTGCCGGCTTTTCTGGCTGCAGCGAAGGCGGGCGATCTCAAGGCCGGCGTGCAGATCGGCGCGATCAACCATTTTCTTTTTCTCTCTCTCGGTGACGCGACGGGCACGAAGTTCCGCTACGTCAACACGGGCGGCGGCGGCCCGACGCGAACGGCCCTTGCGGGCGGACATGTCGATTGCGCGTTTCTTACGGTCAACGAGGCCAAGCCGCTGGTTGATTCGGGCGATCTGAAGATCGTCGCGATCTTTGCTCCTCAGCGTTTGGCGAGCTGGCCCAACCTTGCGACCGCGCGCGAGCAGGGCACAGACCTACTGCTCAACTTGAATTACTGGTGGTGGATGCCGAAAGCGACGCCGCGCGCACGCGTCGATCGCTTTGCGGATGCTCTGCGCACCGCAATGAACGATCCTGAGGTTGTGCAAAAATACGCCGAGTTCAACATGAGTGCGGTCTTCCTCAAAGGTGCCGAACTCGAAGCTGAAATCGCGCGCCAATACGAGGCGATGAAGAAACTTGCTGAACGCAATAACGTGACGGCGACCTGA
- a CDS encoding extracellular solute-binding protein translates to MSQGPNRREMLVGAGAAVSALAWTPGARAQAARRAPFTIVINNSPWFDGFRGAVEAYEKESGNKVNLDVNPFGGSLEKQRASVRARDGQFDLLIMNGLYYQEMYHGGFLTPINDIDPAFRLDPQMIRYDNTVYWNAAAKSHDPNGKLMSVPVNGNIPLLLYRADLYEEHKLKVPETWDQLLENAKKLHNPPRIYGIVQRGARGAPNDVSYDWWPYLYSHGGSLFRDEPKGDYTITINSPQAKEALDFYIRMAKEAGHPQTGGLAQAQIIQNLATGRAAHAMLVIAAWSQLDDPTKSAVVGKLNAARVPGSANGKPAPVLGHWLAGIPKNVPRPRQEAALAFLNWFQTRDAQLKYMAAGAPPVRQDVLSDAGLMREPKNRWMGAMAQSSEFVKLMWSVPEGAQIGDVLELRLNQAVIGELTTTRALNAIAEESHAIMERAGYRTGKIAAL, encoded by the coding sequence ATGTCGCAAGGACCCAATCGCCGCGAAATGCTTGTCGGGGCCGGTGCTGCCGTTTCCGCGCTGGCCTGGACGCCGGGTGCACGCGCGCAAGCTGCACGTCGCGCACCTTTCACTATCGTCATCAACAACTCGCCTTGGTTCGACGGGTTTCGTGGTGCCGTCGAGGCCTATGAAAAAGAATCGGGCAATAAGGTCAATCTCGACGTCAATCCGTTCGGCGGCAGCCTCGAAAAACAGCGTGCTTCGGTGCGGGCGCGCGACGGCCAGTTCGATTTGCTGATCATGAACGGCCTCTACTACCAGGAAATGTACCATGGCGGCTTCTTGACGCCGATCAACGACATCGATCCGGCCTTCCGCCTCGATCCGCAGATGATCCGCTACGACAATACGGTCTACTGGAACGCAGCCGCCAAATCGCACGACCCGAACGGCAAGCTCATGTCGGTGCCGGTCAACGGCAATATTCCGCTGCTGCTGTATCGCGCCGACCTCTACGAGGAACACAAATTGAAGGTTCCCGAAACCTGGGACCAGCTGCTCGAAAACGCTAAGAAACTGCACAATCCGCCGCGCATCTACGGCATCGTGCAGCGCGGTGCACGCGGTGCGCCCAACGACGTTTCCTACGACTGGTGGCCCTATCTCTACAGCCATGGCGGCAGTCTGTTCCGCGACGAGCCCAAGGGCGACTACACCATCACCATCAACAGCCCGCAGGCCAAAGAAGCGCTCGATTTCTACATTCGCATGGCCAAGGAAGCGGGCCATCCGCAGACCGGCGGCCTTGCGCAAGCGCAGATCATCCAGAACCTCGCCACGGGTCGCGCGGCACACGCCATGCTAGTGATCGCCGCTTGGTCGCAGTTGGACGATCCGACCAAGTCGGCAGTCGTGGGCAAACTCAACGCTGCCCGCGTGCCGGGTTCGGCCAACGGCAAGCCCGCTCCGGTTTTGGGCCATTGGCTCGCCGGCATCCCCAAGAACGTGCCGCGCCCGCGCCAGGAAGCGGCCTTGGCGTTCCTCAACTGGTTCCAGACCCGCGATGCGCAGCTCAAATACATGGCGGCGGGGGCTCCGCCCGTGCGCCAGGACGTGCTCTCGGACGCCGGACTGATGCGCGAGCCCAAGAATCGCTGGATGGGAGCGATGGCGCAAAGCTCGGAGTTCGTGAAGCTGATGTGGAGCGTGCCCGAGGGCGCGCAAATCGGCGACGTTCTCGAACTGCGCTTGAACCAAGCCGTGATCGGCGAGCTGACGACGACGCGCGCTCTCAACGCGATCGCCGAGGAGTCGCACGCGATTATGGAGCGGGCCGGATATCGTACCGGCAAGATCGCGGCTTTGTAG